A region from the Fusarium musae strain F31 chromosome 1, whole genome shotgun sequence genome encodes:
- a CDS encoding hypothetical protein (EggNog:ENOG41) has product MTNTKQGSHGVKEGIRANKSRVQFAKEHINRLFQSAKAMYMDLGLSKGDLLDLIHETLDANDMGDDEHVHIRLVVSRGLKATPYQNPKVNIGLPLIVIIPESKAVDPDSKSRGLRLATTWVRRGPPDVKDEQWNHISKATDVQACIHANVMNVDEALMLDLRGFVKTCNSVNFFIVRGDEVWAPTKDNQMQGITRQKTIDVCRANGITVRELDFTLTEAYGADEAFCTGTFPSQIHVTEIDGRVIGDGKRGPVTERIQQLYSELVRKDVERSREEIKAEVVSPRDLSFLKSKL; this is encoded by the exons ATGACAAACACCAAGCAGGGAAGCCATGGAG TGAAGGAAGGTATCCGTGCAAACAAGAGCCGAGTTCAGTTTGCCAAAGAACACATAAACCGCCTATTCCAGTCAGCAAAAGCCATGTACATGGACCTCGGCCTGTCCAAAGGAGATCTTCTCGACCTCATCCACGAAACGCTTGATGCGAATGACATGGGTGACGATGAACATGTTCACATCCGCCTTGTCGTTAGTCGTGGTCTGAAGGCTACACCCTACCAAAACCCCAAAGTTAACATCGGCCTTCCTCTTATCGTCATCATTCCCGAGtccaaggctgttgatcCCGACTCCAAGTCAAGAGGCTTGAGACTTGCGACAACATGGGTCCGCCGTGGCCCGCCTGACGTTAAGGACGAGCAGTGGAATCATATCTCAAAAGCCACGGATGTTCAAGCTTGTATTCACGCTAATGTGATGAACGTCGACGAAGCACTGATGCTTGACCTACGGGGTTTCGTCAAGACATGCAACTCagtcaacttcttcatcgttcGTGGTGATGAAGTCTGGGCGCCTACCAAGGATAACCAGATGCAAGGAATTACTCGTCAAAAGACCATTGACGTCTGTCGAGCCAACGGCATCACTGTTCGAGAGCTTGACTTTACTCTCACCGAGGCATATGGCGCAGATGAGGCTTTCTGTACAGGGACTTTCCCATCACAGATCCATGTCACTGAGATCGATGGCCGAGTGATAGGTGATGGCAAGAGAGGACCCGTCACCGAAAGGATACAGCAACTGTACTCGGAGCTTGTGAGGAAAGACGTGGAGAGGTCGAGagaggagatcaaggcgGAAGTGGTTAGTCCACGAGATTTGTCGTTCTTGAAGTCAAAACTATAG